One window from the genome of Oryctolagus cuniculus chromosome 1, mOryCun1.1, whole genome shotgun sequence encodes:
- the LOC100355755 gene encoding NUT family member 2G yields MIPHPGTSTSLVMLLPFPQPTHGPAPQPPWGQPPPPLLNVAFPPGSCLVLPAAIPRMPAVAGDGGCGPNGAGNVHLLLQLRTGGQPVEPLHSQTLVYNQTRIILNAPEGFCGAGQNPAPIAVPGSSLQATVPAPTMAGTQASQGGWPLGLPPPTPPPAAQLAPMIFPVNNGPPPQGADREHILPTPKAQASPDNPCNSTSVYENFRRWQHFKALARRLLPQSPDTEALSCFLIPVLRTLAQRRPTMPLEEGLRFALREWQHKSNFDRMIFYEMAEKFMEFEEEEEMQMQKLEWMKGKPCQPPLVSPALLPQGPPAPVAVQQPGTVSRVPAQSVAEANATPGFAVPSSGPFLQEQHVFLCAECPRAAQGPTCFGPLPGDFSYLSPSASHPLASQGASKLPGWGLEIRTQSAGCAPRKASSKALPACPVPPRYQGPQDKTPKEIPPEAVKEYMEIMDTLLGPTPLSLEPPDGHPEEDTDEGFLENEGSCPDPEMLSYIEHLCSQVDFVTKAEAIIHPRFLEELLSPDPQLDLTALSKELEKEEGLTADQVMAKHCSLKEDGAVGATPSHGVPQLNPSNSESGPQQSAQSDNQGPRLGARAECFSGSMSSQDLQRHAVPDTPLCRPEVNAVFSGHRECPSLGATKDARSFRGGPSVGGPHTPLDNSSENEEELPSLSFLLASQHHLLPLGFARSEASAEDLPCLGAGNPCRAPKPLSTHGRDPRGPLPHAAKSRKQALQGGQGPAKKKPCPVPQLRASEGQAQALGSVGNSQAQKRKHDHLVTRRRKKHHSAH; encoded by the exons ATGATCCCGCACCCAGGCACCTCCACGTCTCTCGTCATGCTGCTGCCCTTTCCCCAACCAACTcacggccctgcaccccagccaccctgggggcagcccccTCCGCCCCTCCTGAATGTGGCATTCCCTCCAGGCAGCTGCCTTGTACTGCCTGCTGCCATCCCCAGGATGCCCGCGGTGGCTGGAGATGGTGGCTGCGGCCCCAATGGGGCTGGGAACGTCCACCTATTACTCCAGTTGAGGACAGGAGGGCAGCCAGTGGAGCCTCTCCACTCTCAGACCTTGGTCTACAACCAAACCCGTATCATCCTGAATGCCCCAGAGGGGTTCTGTGGGGCAGGGCAGAACCCTGCTCCCATAGCAGTGCCTGGGTCTTCCCTGCAGGCAACAGTGCCTGCACCTACCATGGCGGGAACCCAGGCCAGTCaggggggctggcctctgggacTCCCTCCTCCAACTCCACCACCAGCTGCCCAGCTGGCCCCAATGATCTTCCCAGTTAACAACGGGCCACCACCACAAGGGGCAGACAGGGAGCACATCCTGCCTACTCCCAAGGCACAAGCCTCACCAGACAACCCATGCAACTCTACCAGCGTCTACGAGAACTTCCGGCGCTGGCAGCACTTCAAGGCCCTGGCCCGGAGGCTCCTGCCCCAGAGCCCTGACACAGAAGCTCTGTCCTGCTTCCTCAT CCCCGTGCTGCGGACCCTGGCCCAGCGGAGGCCCACCATGCCGCTGGAGGAGGGCCTGCGGTTTGCCTTGCGCGAATGGCAGCACAAGAGCAACTTTGACCGCATGATCTTCTACGAGATGGCAGAAAA GTTCATGGAgtttgaggaagaggaggagatgcAGATGCAGAAGCTGGAGTGGATGAAGGGGAAACCTTGCCAGCCCCCACTGGTCTCACCAGCACTGCTTCCTcaagggcccccagcccctgtggctgtCCAGCAGCCAGGTACAGTCTCCCGTGTCCCAGCACAGTCCGTGGCAGAGGCCAACGCAACCCCAGGATTTGCTGTCCCCTCGTCTGGGCCTTTCCTTCAAGAGCAACATGTGTTCCTTTGTGCAGAATGTCCACGGGCAGCCCAGGGGCCCACATGCTTTGGGCCATTACCTGGGGATTTTTCATACCTCAGTCCTAGTGCCTCTCATCCCTTAGCTTCCCAAGGAGCCAGCAAACTACCAGGATGGGGTCTGGAGATAAGAACACAGAGTGCTG GGTGTGCCCCCAGGAAGGCCAGCTCCaaggccctgcctgcctgtccagTGCCACCCAGATACCAGGGGCCTCAGGACAAGACACCCAAGGAGATCCCACCAGAGGCCGTGAAGGAGTACATGGAAATCATGGACACGTTGCTGGGGCCAACACCCTTGTCCTTGGAGCCTCCCGATGGCCACCCAGAAGAGGACACAGATGAAGGTTTCCTGGAGAATGAGGGGTCATGCCCGGACCCGGAAATGCTGTCCTACATTGAACATCTATGCTCCCAGGTGGATTTTGTCACCAAG GCGGAGGCCATCATTCACCCCAGATTCCTTGAAGAACTGCTTTCCCCAGATCCACAGCTGGATCTCACGGCCCTGTCCAAGGagctggagaaggaggaagggctgACTGCTGACCAG GTGATGGCGAAGCACTGCTCCTTGAAAGAGGATGGGGCTGTGGGGGCAACCCCCAGTCATGGTGTGCCACAACTGAACCCCAGCAATTCTGAATCTGGACCCCAACAAAGTGCGCAGAGTGACAACCAGGGCCCCCGccttggggccagagctgagtgCTTCTCCGGGTCGATGTCTTCCCAAGACCTGCAGAGACATGCTGTTCCAGACACCCCCCTGTGCAGGCCTGAGGTTAATGCTGTCTTTAGTGGACATCGGGAGTGTCCCTCACTGGGGGCCACCAAAGATGCCAGGAGTTTCAGAGGAGGACCCTCTGTTGGGGGCCCGCACACACCATTGGACAACTCCAGTGAGAACGAGGAGGAACTTCCcagtctctccttcctcctggcctcccagcaccacctgctgcccttgGGCTTTGCACGGAGCGAGGCCTCTGCTGAAGACCTGCCCTGCCTTGGAGCTGGGAATCCTTGCAGAGCACCAAAACCCCTGTCTACCCACGGAAGGGATCCTAGGGGACCCCTCCCACATGCTGCAAAGTCCAGGAAGCAAGCTCtgcagggaggccagggccctGCAAAAAAGAAGCCCTGCCCAGTGCCTCAGCTCAGGGCTTCTGAAGGGCAGGCCCAGGCTCTGGGCTCTGTGGGAAACTCCCAGGCTCAGAAGAGGAAACATGACCACTTGGtcaccaggaggaggaagaagcaccaTTCAGCCCACTAG